One genomic window of Ignavibacteria bacterium includes the following:
- the deoC gene encoding deoxyribose-phosphate aldolase, with amino-acid sequence MTTIDSLVHSALQRSTSDSHLCCKDGVCNNYLCVVHNKEGVRNIVQSGASRISASIGVEEGGGVENDIARMIDHTLLKPEATISEVEKLCTEAKKYSFASVCINPSYVSLCAKLLHNTPVKVCTVIGFPLGATSTQSKVTEAMQAVDDGAQELDMVLNVGRLKSKDYAYVENDVFSVAKIAHRNRGMLKVILETCLLTDEEKVIACVLCKKANADFVKTSTGFSKGGATAGDIALMRYVVGSALGVKASGGVRTQQDALTMIESGADRIGASASVKIVLGEEAPKGTY; translated from the coding sequence ATGACAACAATAGATTCCCTCGTTCACAGCGCATTACAACGCTCGACTTCCGATTCACATCTCTGCTGCAAAGACGGCGTGTGCAATAATTATTTGTGCGTCGTGCATAACAAAGAAGGCGTACGCAACATTGTGCAAAGCGGCGCATCGAGAATTTCTGCAAGCATCGGCGTGGAAGAAGGCGGCGGCGTTGAGAATGACATCGCGCGAATGATTGACCACACGCTGCTCAAACCCGAAGCGACAATTTCCGAAGTTGAAAAACTGTGCACCGAAGCAAAAAAATATTCGTTCGCAAGTGTGTGCATCAATCCGAGTTACGTTTCGTTGTGCGCAAAATTATTACACAACACTCCGGTGAAAGTTTGCACGGTGATTGGTTTCCCGCTTGGCGCAACTTCAACACAATCGAAAGTTACCGAAGCGATGCAAGCCGTTGATGATGGCGCACAAGAATTGGATATGGTGTTGAACGTCGGCAGATTGAAATCAAAAGATTATGCGTACGTGGAGAATGATGTTTTCTCTGTTGCAAAAATCGCGCATCGCAATCGCGGAATGTTGAAAGTAATTTTGGAAACGTGTTTGCTCACTGACGAAGAAAAAGTAATTGCGTGCGTTCTCTGCAAAAAAGCAAATGCGGATTTTGTAAAAACGTCAACGGGATTTTCCAAAGGCGGCGCAACTGCTGGCGATATTGCATTGATGCGGTACGTTGTCGGAAGCGCGTTGGGAGTGAAAGCAAGCGGTGGCGTTCGCACACAACAAGATGCGCTCACGATGATTGAAAGCGGCGCGGACAGAATTGGTGCGAGCGCGAGTGTGAAAATTGTTTTGGGTGAAGAAGCACCTAAGGGAACGTATTAA
- a CDS encoding SPOR domain-containing protein, translated as MTLNFRFYILHFRLRNLQLVTRNVKLSFFAFNILLLLLTSSCTSTEELRKREIAEERKTFLAFHESQFNPSDYLEEDFPDTIPTTTIDTVKEEEIPVEEMMSGFRVQVYLSQDIDSAKLFFQNVNPKLENDWVYIVFDAPLYRIRVGDFQDRVAAEEMKTNLIQLGFANAWIVPDRVRKFPPEKPLIEIPLDSLSIPDSLKH; from the coding sequence ATGACGTTAAATTTTAGATTTTATATTTTACATTTTAGGTTGAGAAACTTGCAACTCGTAACACGCAACGTGAAACTCTCTTTTTTCGCGTTCAACATTCTTTTACTTCTTTTGACTTCAAGTTGCACAAGCACGGAAGAATTACGCAAACGTGAAATCGCAGAAGAACGAAAAACATTTCTTGCATTCCACGAATCACAATTCAATCCTTCCGATTACCTCGAAGAAGATTTTCCCGATACAATTCCAACAACGACGATTGATACGGTGAAGGAAGAAGAAATTCCCGTTGAAGAAATGATGTCGGGATTTCGCGTGCAAGTGTACCTATCGCAAGATATTGACTCGGCAAAATTATTTTTTCAAAACGTCAATCCGAAACTCGAAAACGATTGGGTGTATATTGTATTCGATGCGCCGTTGTATAGAATTCGGGTGGGAGATTTTCAAGACAGAGTTGCCGCGGAAGAAATGAAAACAAATCTCATTCAACTCGGTTTTGCAAATGCGTGGATTGTTCCGGATAGGGTGAGAAAATTTCCTCCAGAAAAACCGCTGATAGAAATTCCTCTCGATTCGCTTTCGATTCCCGATTCACTAAAACATTAG
- a CDS encoding T9SS type A sorting domain-containing protein: MLLITYFINNIRNIFIIALLSISSFTLSLYAQTFTGISSSITAVSSGNSAWGDFDNDGDLDIAVIGATASNRIAKIYKNDGGTFSNFAPLASVSSGSVAWGDYDNDGDLDILLTGYGGSTSQYVAKLYKNDITAFTEVITSITPVNSSSVAWGDYDNDGDLDILLAGITTDSITVTKIFQNNGGTFADANATLTGIAKGTVAWGDYDNDGDLDILQTGFTGTIPATKIYQNTNGVFSDISAAIDTLGSGSAVWGDYDNDGDLDVLLCGKNANGKATKIYQNNSGIFTDISAGLPGISSGNAIWSDINLDGIMDVALTGADTDTTRISRIYKDSSGTYVDISASLVGLTNSFISLGDYDKDNDLDIFICGDSATTRISRFYQNINDSVNTAPSSPAGLSATIVNSKVTLRWNKSTDSKTPKKGLSYAIRIGTTSEGVEIVSPFAQNDSTGFRTTTVLGNVNHDTSWAINNLPIGTFYWSVQAIDNSNVGSPFAVEKTFVIPDSNGYRTFNSSSGLGGRSVKMVINTKTGVMKTSPNHLTAAENLFTKLPKKDNKFLGVEQSTDSAKFYAWVAYKKANELAKLFIGIHNLQSYPLDYKPGSTTRLKKAIKASRNQFNNPAIEQGVLFNLNLLSSANNITPPEFGNLILTKDGYLAGKNMKGENLTDIGLFLDSIMTYWEKYNITNVTAYNSIALFVETILKPINNFFAAEFADTNILIDSNAVKGINTSDGKKKPYAITLKGVKTPTDSGSIVNPPSTKTTSNTLLQLVRIEIPNSFSLYQNYPNPFNPLTTIHYALSTGGNITLKVYNILGEEVATLLNNEAMEEGLHEVQFDASRLSSGVYFYRLTSASESKTFVDVKKMVLMK, from the coding sequence ATGCTATTAATTACTTACTTCATAAATAACATTCGTAATATTTTCATTATTGCTTTACTTTCAATTAGTTCATTCACGCTCTCTCTCTACGCGCAAACCTTTACGGGAATAAGCAGTTCAATTACTGCTGTAAGTTCAGGAAATTCAGCGTGGGGAGATTTTGACAACGACGGTGATTTGGATATTGCCGTCATTGGTGCAACCGCATCTAATCGTATTGCAAAAATATATAAAAACGATGGAGGAACGTTTTCCAACTTTGCTCCGCTCGCATCTGTCTCTTCTGGAAGCGTTGCGTGGGGAGATTATGATAATGACGGCGACTTAGACATCCTCCTTACTGGATACGGTGGAAGTACTTCTCAATATGTTGCTAAGTTATATAAAAATGATATAACTGCTTTCACTGAAGTAATAACATCCATCACTCCTGTAAATTCAAGTTCCGTCGCGTGGGGAGATTATGATAATGATGGCGACTTGGATATTTTGCTTGCCGGCATTACCACCGATTCAATTACGGTTACAAAAATTTTCCAAAATAATGGCGGAACATTCGCAGATGCTAATGCTACTTTAACCGGAATCGCGAAAGGCACTGTTGCATGGGGTGATTATGATAATGACGGCGACTTAGATATTTTACAAACAGGATTTACAGGGACAATCCCTGCAACAAAAATCTATCAGAACACCAATGGTGTTTTTTCAGACATAAGTGCAGCCATAGATACGTTAGGAAGTGGTTCTGCTGTTTGGGGAGATTACGATAACGACGGCGATTTGGATGTACTTCTTTGTGGAAAAAATGCAAATGGAAAAGCAACAAAAATTTATCAAAATAACAGTGGAATTTTCACTGATATTTCCGCTGGCTTACCAGGTATTTCCTCTGGTAATGCTATATGGAGCGATATCAATCTCGATGGTATTATGGATGTTGCGTTAACAGGGGCAGATACTGATACAACAAGAATTTCACGGATTTACAAAGATAGTTCCGGAACGTATGTTGATATAAGCGCATCGTTAGTTGGATTAACAAATAGTTTCATTTCGCTTGGCGATTATGATAAAGATAATGATTTGGATATTTTCATTTGCGGCGATTCTGCAACAACTCGAATTTCTCGCTTCTATCAAAACATTAATGATTCCGTTAACACTGCGCCTTCCTCTCCTGCAGGTTTAAGTGCAACAATAGTTAACTCAAAAGTAACACTTCGATGGAACAAATCTACAGATTCAAAAACTCCGAAAAAAGGACTCTCTTATGCAATCAGAATTGGTACCACTTCTGAAGGCGTTGAAATAGTTTCTCCGTTTGCTCAAAATGATTCAACCGGATTCAGAACAACTACAGTATTAGGAAATGTAAACCACGACACTTCGTGGGCAATCAATAATTTACCAATCGGCACATTTTACTGGAGTGTTCAGGCAATTGATAATAGTAATGTTGGTTCACCGTTCGCTGTAGAAAAAACTTTTGTCATTCCCGATTCTAATGGATACAGAACATTTAATTCAAGTTCCGGTTTGGGCGGGAGATCTGTAAAAATGGTAATCAATACAAAAACCGGAGTTATGAAAACAAGTCCTAACCATTTAACAGCCGCCGAAAACTTATTTACGAAATTGCCGAAAAAAGACAATAAATTTTTAGGTGTTGAGCAAAGCACCGATAGCGCAAAATTTTATGCGTGGGTTGCATACAAGAAGGCAAATGAACTTGCAAAACTCTTTATCGGAATTCACAATTTGCAATCATATCCGCTCGATTACAAACCCGGTTCAACAACACGATTGAAAAAAGCAATTAAAGCATCTCGAAATCAGTTTAATAACCCTGCAATTGAGCAAGGAGTATTATTTAACTTAAACTTACTTTCAAGTGCAAATAATATCACTCCTCCAGAATTCGGCAATTTAATTCTTACGAAAGACGGTTACCTCGCAGGAAAAAATATGAAGGGAGAAAATCTTACTGATATCGGACTTTTCCTCGATAGTATTATGACATATTGGGAAAAATATAATATTACCAACGTAACTGCTTACAACAGTATTGCGCTCTTTGTTGAAACTATACTCAAGCCAATCAATAATTTCTTTGCGGCAGAATTTGCAGATACAAATATTCTTATTGATTCAAACGCAGTCAAAGGAATCAATACTTCCGATGGCAAGAAGAAACCTTACGCGATTACTCTCAAAGGAGTAAAAACTCCAACGGATAGCGGAAGTATTGTCAATCCTCCGTCAACAAAAACAACATCGAATACACTCTTGCAACTAGTTCGCATTGAAATTCCCAATTCATTTTCACTGTACCAAAACTATCCCAATCCGTTTAATCCACTTACAACTATTCACTATGCACTATCAACTGGTGGAAATATTACATTGAAAGTTTATAACATACTTGGCGAAGAAGTTGCAACGCTATTGAACAACGAAGCAATGGAAGAAGGGTTGCACGAAGTTCAGTTCGATGCATCGCGGTTATCAAGTGGAGTATATTTCTATCGTCTTACATCTGCAAGCGAAAGCAAAACGTTTGTGGATGTGAAGAAGATGGTACTGATGAAGTAA